The genome window tacagtatgtatagtaTATGTGTTTGAAGCCATTTACACTATCCATACATCATCCATTTATCTCAGGCCTTTGACTGGTCACATGTCAACAATGCTATCAACAATGCTATCAACAGTCAGCATTTCCCCTGGTCAGTGGTGGGAAACCTGCTAGGTGTTGCATCTGTGGCTACTGTGTATGCAGATTATTGACTGTTGTACACCTCAGTATGGCAGTTAATGTGCTGCTTTATGCTTTGGTTCAGACTATTGACTGTTGTACACCTCAGTATGGCAGTTAATGTGCTGCTTTATGCTTTGGTTCAGTTTTATGGCTACACTGACCATTGTAGAACCGTTCCATGCTTCAACTTTAATAAATGAAAGTAGTTGCCAAAGACATGAGAGCAATATGCACTGTGGAGATAAAAAAAGGCCTGTCTGCATTTAGAGCTAGTGTTGTAAGAGATCTGTTCACAGTTCCTCAACAATTGATCTgtaagctagctctctgttttgttttaaagtcaacagaagttacgttacccagcatcgcttagagcacctttaagtgcAGGAGCGATTATTCAACACCACTAAATATGGAGCTGCTTCCCTTTTCAGTCTATAAAGCATGTCCCTTCCTCTGCAGGCTGTAttagatgtgtgatgtgtgatgtgtgtgtgtgtgtgtgtgtgtgtgtgtgtgtgtgaatgtgtgtgaatgtgcgttCCCTTTTCTGTCTCTAAAGCATGTCTCTTCCCCTGCAGGCTGTACAAGATGGCTACTGGACTCATGCTGGCTCATCCTTATGGAGTTACCAGGGTGATGTCAAGCTTCCGCTGGGAACGCCACTTCGTCAACGGAAAGGTAACTGACAGTTGAGGCCTCCGTACATCGGCTACCGACATGAATGCACTTTCtgtcacttgcacacacacaccagcgccTACAGTATGTTTTTTAACTGACAAGCAtttgataaagtgtgtgtgtgtgtgtgtgtgtgtgatggctgtgtgcatgtgtggtgtgtgagcgcatgtgtgtgtgtgtgtgtgtgcgtgtgagcgcgcacgtgtgtgtgtgggtgtgtgtgtgtgtggtgtacgtGTGATTGATAGGTGTGCGCAAGTGTAGTGTGTGAGCGCATGTGTGATTGatgtgtgcgcgcgtatgtgtgtgtgcgtgtgtgtgtgcatatgtgtgcgtgtgtgtgtgtgtgtgtgtgtgtgtgtgtgtgtgtgtgtgtgtgtgtgtgtgtgcgtgcatgtgtgtgtgtgtgtgtgtgtgagcgcatgtgtgtgtgtgtgtgcaccataaCCAGTCTCACACCCTCACACCCTCACTATGCTCCATGCTCTCAGGATcagaatgactgtgtgtgtgtgtgtgtgtgtgtgtgtgtgtgtgtgcaccataaCCAGTCTCACACCCTCACACCCTCACTATGCTCCATGCTCTCAGGATcagaatgactgtgtgtgtgtgtgtgtgtgtgtgtgtgtgtgtgtgtgtgtgtgtgtgtgcaccataaCCAGTCTCACACCCGCACTCCTCACTATGCTCCATGCTCTCAGGATcagaatgactgtgtgtgtgtgtgtgtgtgtgtgtgtgtgtgtgatgctctcAGGATCAGAATGACTGGATGGGACCGGCCAGCTACTCCGACGGCTCCACTAAGCCTGTGACCATCAACTCAGACAGCACCTGTGGGAACGGCTGGGTCTGTGAACACAGGTGGCGGCAGATCAGGTGAGTCCCTGTTTGGATTGCCAGGTGACTTCTGTAAGGGCCATGTGTCGCGCGTGACTGCATCATCGCCGCCAGGTGAGTCCCTGTTTGGATTGCCAGGTGACTTCTGTAAGGGCCATGTGTCGCGTGTGACTGCATCATCGCCGCAGCATGTGGGAGGGGTCATGTGCCTCTCTAGATGTCATGTGACATGTAAATGTGCATGGAGGAGTATGCCACTTCCTTAACACTTAGAGACTGATACACGCACAATTACTCTGTGTTTAGAAAAGTTGGAAAAAGTATATTATTTGTAGTAAAAAtgttagtagtagtagcagtaggaGTAGTTAAGGAGGAGTAGTGACGTTAATAGTAGTAATTGCTGAGGTTATTGTAAAACTAAAAGAGTGGTAATAATGATAGTATTGGCCAGCATAGTGGAAAGCAGGGCTCTCCAACATCAACAGTGTCACCACCCTCAAACGGATTACGACTTTCCCTAATCAGAAGCCATGGATGAACAGTGAGGTCAGACTCCTGCTGAAGGCACGAGACATCGCATTCAGATCAGGTGATGCTCAAGCCTATAGCTCATCCAGGGCTAACCTGAAAAGGGGCATCTCTAGGGCACaccactctgccctgtcccacctatgtgagaatgctgttcattgactttagttcagcattcaacaccagcatcccctccaaactggtcaccaaactcagtgaactgagcatcctcaccaactgtgtcacagtttggtatggcaactgctctgtcCACAACCAAACTCCAGAGGGtagtgaaaactgcccaacgcatcaccagttcctcactcccctccattgaggccatccagggcaagcgatgcttgcataaggcacgcagcatcatcaaagactgttctcaccccaaccacagactgttcaccccactaccctccgggaggcgttacaggtctctccgcatccaaaccagcaggttcagaggaagcttctttcctgcggctgtcaccctactgaactctaactCTGTATCCCGATGACAACCAATCAACTAAGCCCCCAACCACATAATTTTTCtcataatatattctgttaatacactgcatatatattcttactactattatattgttactgctactacattgcacatatctgtacttGTTGTTCATTGTTCATATCACATAGCCATATCTATTCTGCTAttataactgctaatacactgcacatatataaattatatctaatttatattactctaaaccatcTTCTGTAAACCTACTGCATACTACTGTCtatactgcactatatttcttgtcctgtctatgcaccacttgtctatactttgcatattacattgcacttttctgcttttttgcacttctagttagacgcaaactgcatttcgttggtTTTGTACTTCTACTCTGCACAGTGACAATAaaattgaatctaatctaatctcaaGTCTCACACACTGACCATGAGATACATACACCCATAATTGATTCATTGGCTTCTTTTGGTCTTTTAAAACCTTGCTTAAAACTATTTGGTATAttcatatatataaaaattcCCTCTTGACAGTTTTAGCCATGTGTTTGTATTGTCATTATTAtggttattattgttgttactGTATTCTTATCTGTATTTATTGTTGTACATCCCACCCACTTGACATGATTGTAAATGAGGGCTAAGCTCTCAATGATTCCTCATGTTTAAATGaatcaaaatcaaatcaaatcagaaTTGTAGTACTAGTGGAATGTTGAATTCCATCTTTTCTTCTCTGTCTGCAGAAACATGGCGATTTTCCGCAATGTGGTCAACGGACAACCTTTCTCCAACTGGTGGGACAACCAGAGCAACCAGATTGCTTTTGGACGTGGCAACCGAGGGTTCATTGTTATCAACAATGATGATTGGTAAGATAGTGTATCACAACACTAAAAGACTAAGGCCCCTATTTTTCACGCTGGCACATGGCGGAAAACTCGTTTTCCAACCGGCGCAAAGTTTATTGTCGTATTTTGCACATctcatttttaaacaatgcgccagGAGGTGTGGCAATgaacaacctagggagtggtctggcgcgttgtctaaaaattaCTATCGCACACTACCTAAACTGCATTACGCCACTAACCAAGAGAAACCTGATCAGAagtccatggcgagttgttctgtattttaagagcgcattatcaacagtgatatgggtgggcgcacaacgcaccatccttctatcattcatgaatgttcaccagcgcacatccatgcaatacattacaaattacacgattacaatgggaaacataattagaataaagatattatgaaatacatCTCAAATGAGTCGAACATTATTAGGGTAAgagttgctttttccagcctgatttgttttcgatggtaaccgattgtcagtcaatagtgaaagtaactaacTGTGTAGacctgttttgtcgttgactgatacctcggtgaagttagtttcactttgccaatgagttcaaatgagGTTTCGGTTGCCACCTGTAACAATTTAGTAGAAAATTGGCAACCATTAATATTGAGCCCTGCACAGTTTGATGATTTGATAGTTTTCACAACTAACCATCATCATCGGCGGACACTCGTAGTCGAGTATGTCGGTCCTCCTTCTTGGGTGGAGCCTTTTTGGTGAAGGCGATTTCCTCTCTGCGTCTGTGTTTATCTTCTGCAGCACTACGGTGCTCTGCTAACGTACACGTATGTGTGTTCCAGGAGCCTGGATGTGACCCTGAATACGGGCCTACCTGCGGGCACCTACTGTGACGTGATCTCTGGGGACAAGAGCGGAAGCAGGTGCACTGGGAAGCAGGTGCAGGTGGGAGGGGACGGACTTGCCCACTTCCAAATCAGCAACACAGCCGAGGACCCCTTCATGGCCGTCCACGCAGATTCCAAACTGTAAACAAATAAAGAGATGATGCATTGCATGTGGCCTGACTCGTCTTGCGCTTTTTTTTTGACGTATTATAAAAGAGCTGCACACGCGCGCATGACAGaggtggacagtaactaagtacatttacttgattactgtGCTTAAGTATGACTTTTGAGTAGGTACTGTACTTGAGTATAGCCTGGCCTCATTGAGATGGCTACATGTaaatttttttgtatttgaaacgtggtttaagaatgcccagagccgtttattgggcgctacgaatgtctatcaaatgcgtctgtacgtagctcataaccgcttcggtgtgtcgtcatcgtcttgctgcccccctccgttctgtgattggtttcttcgttgaggtgaaaacgaagtccatggaatccaggctgcctagcagcgtgaaaaAATcgtgcgtaaggcagcatgggaaaacccaggctaactTAAGTATTCATATTTTTGGAaacttgtgacttttacttcactacatttgaaagacaaatacCATGCTTTTGACTCCAGtacatttgaaatatgagcatGAAGTACTCGTTACCTTTAACCACATTTGATTCTTTGAATGTAATAATGCGATAGACCATCTTGAAGTTCATTTTTTCAATAGTTCAATTTGAACTTGGCTGAATTGGCTgtagcaaaacaaaacatcaaacgGTGGTGAGATCAAAACATCCTCCATGTAGCCTGTGAGAACccagacgaacctgttagcaattgAGATTTGAAAAGTAGTCTGGTGTTAACCAGGCTATCCTCTGATCATTGCAAAATTGGAATGAAATTAGACAATCACCTGACATTCACCACATAGCTAgatgtttagcctacattataaAAAGATAAACAATTTACTTATAATTAATTTATCTGGTTTTGTATTCGGCAGTGAAAAATTTTAGATTTGCAAACAGAGAATGAATAATgatttaaattatatttttgtatcCATTTGAACAGTTGCAAAGTTAGGAGAATAGGTGAAATGTTTTTTGTTGGATGTAAGGAACTAAAGGTCTTTTCAAGTCCTATGACCGACCAAAGGATGTATACCCTATTAATGACctaataaacattacatttcaatacattaaaaaggaaaaatactTGTACTTCTGAATActtaagtatttttaaaaaaaagtacttCTGTACTTCAACTTAAGTAAAAATCTGCAATtttcacttgtattggagtaatatttgaTATGGTGTATATACTTTCACTTGGGTAAAGGAATAGTGTACTTCGTCCacatctggcacacacacacacacacacacacacacacaggctacccAAAACTGTAAACAAATACAGAGATGCAGAAGTGCATGCGGCCTGAagagagctgcacacacacaacacacacacacacacacacctcgttaCCTCTCATCCAGATATTACACATATTTACCAGTATTTTGGGATTTGCCGTGGCCTTGTCTTTAGTAGGAGGGAAGTCTGCAGGAAAGGGCATGGTTCAATTGTTCCACTGTTACCTCCCAGATGTTTCATACTGTTAACTTCCTTTTCTTGTGTTAACTATAAGGGTTATAATCCACTTCTCTATTTCAACCAATGACTCCAAAACGACAGTCTGTAAGGCTAAGTCTACTATTAATACCAATTATTCAAAGTATCAGAAATTTCACATTCCAAACAGACACGTGCGTCGTAGAGTTgtttatgttagaatgttcccCTTGTCATGCCATAATTGTAGGTAGGCTATATGGTATCACCTGTCTGAGCAACTTCCTGCAATTGGGTGTCGATTTGGACGGCTTCAACCACAGTGTGTCACAGGCACAGCAAGAATAGTGATGAGACAGGCATCCTCTCACCACACTGTGTGCAAGCTTAGCTTACTGCTGAGCAGTGAACATGCCAAGGCATCCAAGCGGAGGTTGCGCGCCTTCTTCTTAGCGGTAAGAAAATATTTCTTTCTAATCAACTACTTTCTAAACTATGCAAactgaaaaggaaaaaaacgGACCAATAGGATAATGTCTTGAAATGCTAATAGTTTAAAGTCGTGATTGACTTTACAGACTGGAGTAATGCCACATGTTCTGACGAAAGTTAAATGATCAAAGACTGTCTGTCGTCCAATATTGAAGGACAGACTGGCTGTTCCTATTATAATGCTGTAATTTGTGATGTAGACCTGCCCAATTTGCCTATGAAATCCTGTCAACTATTTTGGGCCGCGCGTTCTGCAAAATGTAAGCTATTATGATAGCACTATTCTCGTGGTAGTAGGCTAccctgttttattttcataaataaaaaatatatgaatAGGCCTAGCCAATttaaatatgtaggcctatgttggcTTATCGTTTTACGCTATTGTAGGTCTccaacatttacagaattcaAGCAGTTGCGTTCTTACTCAAAGTTGCTGTCTTTTCGCACGACATGGTTATTTTATTGCTCTGTTGGTATTGTCCCAGTATAGGCTATGTGATTTTAGTGACCCTTCCACTCAGCCTTGCGTTGTAACCGCCTTCATTAGTAGGCTCTACTGTGAATTTGGGCGCCGACGGTTTGAACTTGACCATGCACACCATGACAAGCCTCTCGGGCAACGTTTAAAACAGCCACCGACCTTAATATGATGTGACGGCTCGAGCCGTATGAAGGAGGTCGTGTCGCTTCTTCCATCAGTCTCTCAagtccccactctctctctctctgcctctctctcaagTCCAACTCTTGAGGGAAATCCTGTGGAATTGGTTAAACTGTTATGATTTTATGGACGATTGGCCTGCTATTTTAGGTGAGTCCGAAAAAAcagttttatgtttgtttttctggAAACCCAGTCATTAGTCTATATGGACTCAATAGCCTACATTATCTTTGTCTTGACGAGCTGTAGGCTGTAGGATTTATGCAGTTTAGGCTACATCATGTTTTAGTGAGAGGTTGCATGCAGAGATACATTtatttagtaggcctattactGAAAACAGACTGGACTAAGAATGAATTGCCTGGCAGATAAGCATTGAAAAAAAGCCTCTGAGTGAACAATCTACAAATAAATAGCAGAACTTGGGCTTGAAGATGAACAAGTTCCACGTGTGATCACACCCCATATGCCGAAAgcttagcctagcctactttttgCAATTTGCACCTATCACCTATCTGGAACTAAATTAGATAACACTACCAAATGCAGACCACTCTTGCAAAACGCTGGCATTACTGAATGCAGTGCATGCTTCTGTTGTGTTGGGGCATTGcattgtgtttgcatgcattgTAAGAATTTTACATTTTGTCAAATAAAATGATCACATGTGCTGTATTGGCTATTTGTGTCATGTGTTGTCCATGTGATGCAAGTGCTTCTTGTTTGCTAATGATGTCACATTTGTTAGCGTTGTCTTAATTTGGAAGTGTTGTGTCTTTTTCAGGCCACCGCATTTAACTGTCTTTCCATTTTCCACTTAACTCTTCCTCATTCTACATTCTATCCAAACACTGTCGTACTTCATTTCTAATCAGtctcttctctgctctttcCAGTGAACACATCTGTGCCTCTTTGTGACCCAGGTATAGAACATGAGCACAAACGTGAGCCAGACGGGGAACTGCAGCCTGCCGTATGATCAGGATCGTGTGCCCCTCCTGACCCTCTATAGCGTGGTGCTGGTGGTCGGTGTTCCGGCCAACTTCGCCACGGTCTGGTTGACCTGGATTCAGGTGCGCCGTAAAAACGTCCTGGGTGTCTACCTGTTCATCCTGTCCGTCTGTGACCTCATGTACCTGTGTACCCTTCCTCTTTGGGCGGTGTACATCTCCAGAGGTCACATCTGGTCCTGGGGCTCGACGGCCTGCAAATGGACAGGATATATCTTCTTCAACAACATGTACATCAGCATCTtcctgctgtgttgtgtgtccgTGGATCGGTGCGTGGCTGTTGTGTACCCACTGAAGTCTCGACCGATCCGAAAGTTAAAACATGCCTGGATAATCACCATGGCAATAGCCATCGTTGTAGCGTTGGGTCACCTGCCTGTGTTTATCATGGACGAGGGAAACGCGGACAGTGAGACACAGCAACGCTGCTTTGAGCCAGGGCAGGCCACAGCGATGGTGACCGGCTTCAACTACGCCCGCTTCCTCATCGGATTCCTCATGCCTCTAACGATCCTGATCCTCACAAACCGCATTATCCTGTCCAGAATCCAGGCCAGCGAAAGTATTGAGAAGCAGAACAAGGAAAAGGTGCGCCGGCTTGCGCTGGGCGTAGTGATATTCTTCCTGGTGTGTTTCGCACCCTACCACGCCATCCTTCTGACCCGGGCCATCAGCTTCCACACAATGACAGATGACCATGACGAGTGCCAGTTCGACCAGGGCATCTACACTCCCTACAGTATCTTCCTGGGCTTGTCCACCATCAACAGCGCCATGAACCCGATCCTGTACGTCCTGTCCAGTGATAACGTCAGGAAGGAGGTGCGGAGAGGCCTGTCAAGCGTCCGGAGCTGGGGAAGCAATGTCCCCCAGAGGGGCTTGAGTGCCGCTTCAGAGGCACGGGCCAGCAATACCGGGCATTAACGGCATTTTAACACCTGTACGGAATCATTTGCATACGAATGCTCTCATGCATGTGGCAGCCACTCAGGACACTATGGTGATACCTGGATTTGCCATAAGCACAGGTTATGATGCTGGCTATCTCTGTTCTTAAGTCTTCTCTAGCAATgtgcacgctctctctctccctcctgctctgcATTCCTGGAGAATAAGATGGTAGGTGTAACAGTGCACCAAGTAAGGCCAGGCCTTCACAGGTGAATACAGTGTCTGTGCTTCTGCTTCCAAACCTCCAGTGTGTCAGCAAGCCACGCTGAGAAGAGGCACATCTGTTCTTCTGTTCATGAAGCTGGCTTGTAGAAGTGTCCTTTAACAGATGAGGTTATGGGTATCTATCCCTATTGGTCAGGAATAAGCAGTCAGGAAGATGCAGGGTGCAGTGATATATGACTTCAAGGCACACAGTGTTTGATTGTGAGAGTAAGGATGGGCGTAATAACTGTCAAAGGCCTCAAAGTGCCTCAAAATGTATTTGATAAATTGGACCATATTTAAGAGACTTTTAACATAATATGTTAGCATAATATTGATCAATGGTATCTTATTCATCTCATATTTGTAtaaaatgtttgtaatgatgttCTTTACAGTGTAAGTAAAAGGAAGATGTCATTATCAGATGTGTTCTGATTTTCTGCATTCCATTCCATAATTAACTCTGTCTGGCTCTTTTCTGGTACTATCTTTGTCCTTGTCTCATAAACATATTCAGTAACTGCAATGTCAAGTGCAATTCCAGGTGAGACACAGCTGTGTTAGGATACTAAACTCTGCTGTTGAACACAATCAAATCTCTGTGGCCAGAAAGTGCACATagtcacacaaaaacactgacACAGGAAGTTCGCATAAACTCTTCTGAGAATGTACGTTACCACTGGAGCAATATATTATTACACCTGCGCTCATGTGAAACTGAATAGCAACACAAGTCACAAAGATCTTCGGTTTTCTATCGGATCATTTAGGGGTCACGGGTCTACTTGGCAGAAGTAGGAAGAGAAGCACTCTAGCCTTTGGgggaggcttttttttttatctgaaatGTGGTAAGTTTAGGCGGAGCGTGGTTTCTGCAGCGACCAAAATAAATCACAGCTGGATTGTACCACACAATAAATCAAGTCGCgttgctctcccatgcccacatccacggctgaagtgcccttgagcaaggcacctaacccctcactgctccccgagcgccgctgtagcagacagctcactgctagtgtgtgcttcacctcactgtgtgctgtgtatgtttcacaaattcacggattgggatatatttataatatatttgCAGATAACTTCAACAAGTTGTAAGATCAAGTTCCTTCTTTTTTCAAACTTTCTTTTCAAATAactcctagatagatagatactttattgatccctaagaGGAAATTCACTTGATACAATCTGACGGAATAATAATCTGTCTAAAGGAAGGATGATTGTCTAATATGCAATATTAATGACTGCATTCTGTGAGAGAGGACAAATACTAGTTTGTTTCTTCTGAACTTGCAATCACCTCTCACAGGAACAGAAACCTGTAACCCGTAAATTGCGTTCCCGTAAATAATTGTTCACAAAAGCTTAGGCAAAGTACTGAAAGGCACGATTGcacgatttcaagcccataacattttttgtcacattcagcaatccaGGGGCAtagcaagcgtgggggatgtgggtgttataacgtacacacttttcctggaacacgattctatacccgacactttttgtcagattaaaacgaaagtaaaatatggaaataaacgctcACATAAAGAGTTGGAACAGTATGTCCAATAAGGGTGGGCTCTgataacgcacacacagagagacacaaataggtctgttgatttgattgaacggtcatccagccaatcacatcaagttagcGTCAGTGAATAACCCGagccgctctgatcaaattcaaagtgtgcgtCTTTCAAGACTGCTTGAGTCTGCATTATAAAGTCTGCAGTGATCAGATCTGAGGTAGAATTGAAATGATAATTGTTACCacattatgctaatttagtaaaccaaaattcactgtctgtctgacagttttgtcacaatgtagaaatgcacgagtcaaagtgaaagcgggggtgcgcgcaccaaggcccttggctactgttctcagagcattattctctgtctatgatctgcagcttttctcaaactatgggcctcctCAACAATTAGCTTACTGGTCCACGTAGCCGCGAAATTAAGTTATGCCTGGTGCTTCACGTCTGATAATTTGCAGCAAGATGGTATGGAACAGCGGACTGAAAGAAAGATAGGCTAAGTTTCCCCAATCAGAAATAGCCTTCttattaatttggtgtcatcaactatATAGACATAGCCCAGCCAGGCCAGCACATATACGTCTCCAAG of Alosa sapidissima isolate fAloSap1 chromosome 1, fAloSap1.pri, whole genome shotgun sequence contains these proteins:
- the gpr132a gene encoding probable G-protein coupled receptor 132 — translated: MSTNVSQTGNCSLPYDQDRVPLLTLYSVVLVVGVPANFATVWLTWIQVRRKNVLGVYLFILSVCDLMYLCTLPLWAVYISRGHIWSWGSTACKWTGYIFFNNMYISIFLLCCVSVDRCVAVVYPLKSRPIRKLKHAWIITMAIAIVVALGHLPVFIMDEGNADSETQQRCFEPGQATAMVTGFNYARFLIGFLMPLTILILTNRIILSRIQASESIEKQNKEKVRRLALGVVIFFLVCFAPYHAILLTRAISFHTMTDDHDECQFDQGIYTPYSIFLGLSTINSAMNPILYVLSSDNVRKEVRRGLSSVRSWGSNVPQRGLSAASEARASNTGH